One window of Propionispora vibrioides genomic DNA carries:
- the galT gene encoding UDP-glucose--hexose-1-phosphate uridylyltransferase yields MNIYQAVTELVARAVAVQLITQEDSVYARNRILHLLKIDDFQEPEESGSEGGIPELLDFLVAHACEHKLIEDVFDQRDILSSQLMDCFIPLPSVINERFYAKFSRSPREATDYFYALSQHSNYIQTRQIDRNINYKAATEYGELDITINLSKPEKNPKDIAREKLMKSSNYPRCLLCVENEGYAGRAGHPARANHRLIRLRLGGEPWYFQYSPYVYYNEHCIVLAGEHRDMKIDRQTIERLLLFVDFMPHYFVGSNADLPIVGGSILSHDHYQGGRYEFAMAKATDEYRFSLRDFPLLESAIVKWPMSVIRLRGEHMADMVGAADHILAKWRAYSDMAAHIQAYTQGTPHNTITPIARKRGKMWELDLVLRNNRTTEEHPMGIFHPHEDVQHIKKENIGLIEVMGLAVLPARLESELKEVENFLLGREQRLAEYHLAWAEELARRYEGTVTPDNAEAIVRREVAAKFLRVLEDAGVFKRNEAGVAAFKRFIATLGTEES; encoded by the coding sequence ATGAATATCTATCAGGCTGTAACCGAGCTGGTTGCCCGTGCGGTGGCCGTGCAGCTCATCACCCAGGAGGATTCCGTCTATGCCCGCAACCGGATTCTTCACCTATTAAAAATTGATGATTTTCAGGAACCGGAGGAAAGCGGCAGTGAAGGCGGCATTCCGGAACTGCTGGATTTTCTTGTCGCTCATGCCTGCGAGCATAAATTAATCGAGGATGTTTTTGACCAGCGGGATATTTTGTCCAGTCAGCTTATGGATTGTTTTATTCCCCTGCCGTCCGTCATTAACGAGCGGTTTTATGCCAAGTTTTCCCGCAGTCCCCGGGAGGCCACCGATTACTTTTATGCGCTCAGCCAACACAGCAATTACATCCAAACCAGGCAGATCGACCGGAATATCAACTACAAAGCGGCGACCGAGTATGGAGAACTGGATATTACCATCAATTTGTCCAAGCCGGAGAAGAACCCCAAGGATATTGCCAGGGAAAAACTGATGAAGAGTTCGAACTATCCACGTTGTCTGTTATGTGTGGAGAATGAGGGCTACGCCGGACGGGCCGGTCACCCGGCCAGGGCCAATCACCGTCTGATTAGGCTGCGGCTCGGCGGTGAGCCCTGGTATTTCCAGTATTCTCCCTATGTATATTACAATGAACATTGTATCGTCCTGGCCGGCGAACACCGGGATATGAAAATTGACCGGCAGACCATTGAGCGGTTGTTATTGTTTGTTGATTTCATGCCTCACTATTTTGTCGGCTCCAACGCCGATCTGCCGATCGTGGGAGGCTCCATTCTGTCCCATGACCATTATCAGGGCGGCCGTTATGAATTTGCCATGGCTAAGGCGACGGATGAATACCGGTTTTCGCTGCGGGACTTTCCCTTGTTGGAAAGTGCCATTGTAAAATGGCCCATGTCAGTCATCCGCCTGCGCGGCGAGCACATGGCGGATATGGTCGGTGCTGCCGATCATATCCTGGCTAAGTGGCGCGCTTACAGTGATATGGCTGCCCATATTCAGGCCTATACCCAGGGTACACCGCACAATACTATCACCCCGATTGCCAGAAAAAGAGGGAAAATGTGGGAGCTGGACCTGGTGCTGCGGAATAACCGGACGACCGAGGAGCATCCTATGGGAATTTTCCATCCCCATGAGGATGTGCAGCATATAAAGAAAGAAAACATCGGCTTAATTGAAGTTATGGGGTTGGCCGTACTGCCGGCCCGGCTGGAGTCGGAACTGAAAGAAGTGGAAAATTTCCTGCTGGGGCGGGAACAGCGACTGGCGGAGTACCATCTTGCCTGGGCCGAAGAGCTGGCGCGACGGTATGAGGGGACGGTGACTCCGGACAATGCCGAAGCTATCGTTCGCCGGGAAGTGGCGGCCAAATTCTTGCGTGTTTTGGAGGATGCCGGTGTATTCAAACGGAATGAGGCAGGAGTAGCGGCGTTTAAGCGATTTATTGCCACCTTGGGAACGGAGGAAAGCTAA